The genomic region ATGGTTTGAAGTTCGTTGCGGTTCTCACCAACGTATGACAGGGCTTGTTCTGCTGTTACCCCAAACGACTCGCCTACCGTCATACAGTCATATTTCGACAAAACCTCGCGATTCATCTCTTGCAAGAACTCATGCACACGAGGGCCATTGGCGTACACGGTAAAATCACCAAACCGCCCTTCTGGATAAGGTGGAAAAGCTTGGTCTTTGGAAATAAATGTAATGACATCCATCCGAAAGCCATCCACGCCCTTGTCTAACCAAAAGCGCATCGCCTTATACACTTCTTGGCGAAGTTTGGGGTTTTCCCAGTTGAGGTCTGGCTGTTCTTTAGTAAATAGATGGAGGTAATACTCGCCCGTCGTTTCGTCCAAGTCCCATACAGAACCTGCAAAAAACGAGCGCCAATCATTTGGAGTTTGCCCATTGACAGGAGGCCGCCAAATGTAATAATCACGGTATGGATTGTCTTTAGCCGTGCGAGCTGCTTGGAACCAAGCGTGCTGGTCGGAGGAGTGGTTCACCACCAAATCTATGATGAGCCTAATCCCGCGTTCGTGCAAGCCTGACAAGACGGCATCGAAGTCCTCCATTGTGCCAAACTCATCCATGATTTCAAGATAATTGCTAATGTCGTAGCCATTGTCCGCATTAGGTGATTTAAAATGCGGACTAAGCCATACAACATCCACGCCTAAGCTCGCTAAATAGTCTAATTTTTCTAAGATGCCGCGCAAATCGCCAATGCCATCCCCGTTTGTATCCTTAAATGATCGGGGGTAAATCTGATAGACAATGGCTTCTTTCCACCAAGTTTTTTGCATGAGAACCAAAGGGATTAAGTGAGGGGTACCAAAAAGCAGCTTCTCTTAAAAACCGCTCTAAACGTGAAGATACAACTTCATAAACCCTCCTCATGGATGTCCGTCTGCATCGGAAGGGCTTCTTCTTTAGGTTCTACAAAACTTCACAAATACAACAGGTCTTGTTTCAGACAGACTTGGTTAAAAAAATGCAGCGTTTAGCCTTGCCAGCGGCTTCGGTCTAAGGAGCGATACTGAATAGCCTCGGCCACATGCTCGGCCAAGATATTGGGACTTGCGGCCAAGTCAGCGATGGTTCGGGCAACTTTTAGCACCCTATCATAGCCGCGTGCCGATAGGCCCAACCGTTGGATGGCCATCTTGATCAGTTGGGTTCCGGTATTGTCCAAGATCGCATGTTTCCGAACAAGCCGTGCGCCCATCTGTGCATTACAATAGACGCCGGTTTCATTTGCAAATCGTTGTTGTTGGAGTGTGCGTGCGGCTTCTACTCTTGCCCGAATGGTGGTACTGGCCTCGGAGGCGGTACGACTGTGCAATTCATCAAAGGGTACAGGTGTCACCTCGATGTGCAGGTCTATTCTGTCCATTAGTGGGCCTGATATTTTGGCCAAATACCGCTGCACCTGAAAGGGCGAACAGGTACATTCCCGCTTTGGATTGTTCAGGTGGCCACAGGGACATGGATTCATACTCGCAATGAGCATAAACCTTGCGGGATAGTCCACTGCATATCGCGCCCGACTGATTGTGATGTGGCCATCTTCAAGTGGTTGACGGAGGACTTCAAGCACTTGGCGGTTAAACTCCGGCAATTCGTCCAAAAAAAGAAGCCCATTGTGCGCCAAAGATATTTCTCCGGGTAGCGGGTTGGAGCCGCCCCCACAAAGTCCGGCATCGGAAATGGTGTGGTGTGGTGCACGGAATGGACGTGTAGCAATGAGACCATGCTTGGAACGCAACTTCCCACCAACCGAATGGATTTTGGTGGTTTCGAGGGCTTCATCGGGAGTGAGTGGAGGCAATATGGTGGAAATACGCTGGGCAAGCATCGTTTTTCCTGCTCCCGGTGGCCCCACCATAAGGGCATTATGCCCACCTGCGGCGGCCACTTCAAGGGCGCGTTTTACGTTTTCTTGCCCGCGTACATCGGACATGTCCACGGTATAAATTTGGGCTTCTTCGAAAAGCGCCTCTAAATCTCGTG from Rhodothermia bacterium harbors:
- a CDS encoding YifB family Mg chelatase-like AAA ATPase, whose translation is MLSHVWSSAVQGISAFPIEIETNIANGLPRYTVVGLPDGAVRESRDRIWAALKNAGLETPHGAITINLAPADVRKEGAAYDLPIALGLLAAHDAQISQDQLDHCCILGELALDGALRPVKGILPIAIQARNEGRTNLLIPAENAAEASVVEGIQVFPIQHIRQAFHHLTGREEIQPFTRDLEALFEEAQIYTVDMSDVRGQENVKRALEVAAAGGHNALMVGPPGAGKTMLAQRISTILPPLTPDEALETTKIHSVGGKLRSKHGLIATRPFRAPHHTISDAGLCGGGSNPLPGEISLAHNGLLFLDELPEFNRQVLEVLRQPLEDGHITISRARYAVDYPARFMLIASMNPCPCGHLNNPKRECTCSPFQVQRYLAKISGPLMDRIDLHIEVTPVPFDELHSRTASEASTTIRARVEAARTLQQQRFANETGVYCNAQMGARLVRKHAILDNTGTQLIKMAIQRLGLSARGYDRVLKVARTIADLAASPNILAEHVAEAIQYRSLDRSRWQG
- a CDS encoding alpha-glucosidase produces the protein MQKTWWKEAIVYQIYPRSFKDTNGDGIGDLRGILEKLDYLASLGVDVVWLSPHFKSPNADNGYDISNYLEIMDEFGTMEDFDAVLSGLHERGIRLIIDLVVNHSSDQHAWFQAARTAKDNPYRDYYIWRPPVNGQTPNDWRSFFAGSVWDLDETTGEYYLHLFTKEQPDLNWENPKLRQEVYKAMRFWLDKGVDGFRMDVITFISKDQAFPPYPEGRFGDFTVYANGPRVHEFLQEMNREVLSKYDCMTVGESFGVTAEQALSYVGENRNELQTIYHFDHVTVRNPHTFVNGWQDYNLQELKAVFYKWDRALGDQGWNTMYFGNHDNPRVLSRFGDLVHHKASGKMIATLLLTQRATPYLYQGDEIGMTNCPFHTIEEFNDVEVLNNYKEFVEEKGADAAAYLANANIIARDHARTPMQWNVAPQAGFTTGTPWLKVNPNYTEINVEAALADPDSIFHYYRQLIALRKANPALTYGANEDVLPNHAQIWAYTRTFEGACFLVVVNFGKTTQDLPIDTTGYTLCLCNLNEGSPHTLAPYESRIYQRS